Proteins from one Mesoplodon densirostris isolate mMesDen1 chromosome 1, mMesDen1 primary haplotype, whole genome shotgun sequence genomic window:
- the LOC132500333 gene encoding alcohol dehydrogenase S chain: MSTAGKVIKCKAAVLWELKKPFSIEEVEVAPPKAYEVRIKMVAAGVCRSDDHAINGSLITPLPAIIGHEAAGIVESIGEGVTTVKPGDKVIPLFVPQCGKCSVCKHPEGNFCLRNSLTKPRGTLMDGTSRFTCRGKPIYQFIGTSTFTQYTVVDEMSVAKIDSESPLEKVCLIGCGFSTGYGSAVKVAKVTPGSTCAVFGLGGVGLSVIMGCKAAGAARIIAVDINKDKFVKAKEVGATECINPRDYEKPIEEVLKEMSGGGVDFSFEVIGRFDTMMAALLCCQEAYGVSVIVGISPSTQNLSMNPMLLLTGRTWKGAIFGGFKSRDSVPKLVADFMAKKFPLDALITHVLPFEKINEGFDLLRSGKSVRTILTF; encoded by the exons ATGAGTACAGCAGGAAAA GTAATAAAATGCAAAGCAGCTGTGCTATGGGAGCTCAAAAAACCATTTTCCATTGAGGAGGTGGAGGTTGCACCCCCTAAGGCCTATGAAGTTCGTATTAAG ATGGTGGCCGCAGGAGTCTGTCGCTCAGATGACCATGCGATTAATGGATCTTTGATCACACCTCTTCCTGCGATCATAGGCCATGAGGCAGCCGGCATTGTGGAGAGCATTGGAGAAGGGGTGACTACAGTAAAACCAG GTGATAAAGTCATCCCACTCTTTGTTCCCCAGTGTGGAAAGTGCAGTGTTTGTAAACACCCGGAAGGCAATTTCTGCCTGAGAAACAG TCTGACCAAGCCTCGGGGGACCCTTATGGATGGTACCAGCAGGTTTACCTGCAGAGGGAAGCCCATCTACCAGTTCATCGGCACCAGCACCTTCACCCAGTACACAGTGGTGGATGAGATGTCAGTGGCCAAGATTGATTCAGAGTCACCACTGGAGAAAGTCTGTCTCATTGGCTGTGGATTTTCTACTGGTTATGGGTCTGCAGTCAAAGTTGCCAAG GTCACCCCGGGCTCCACCTGTGCCGTGTTTGGCCTCGGAGGAGTTGGTCTGTCTGTTATCATGGGCTGTAAAGCAGCTGGAGCAGCCAGGATCATTGCAGTGGACATCAACAAAGACAAATTTGTAAAGGCCAAAGAGGTGGGTGCCACCGAGTGCATCAACCCTCGGGACTATGAGAAACCCATCGAGGAGGTGCTGAAGGAAATGAGTGGTGGAGGTGTGGATTTTTCATTTGAAGTCATCGGTCGTTTTGACACCATG ATGGCTGCCTTGCTGTGCTGTCAAGAAGCATATGGAGTAAGCGTCATTGTAGGAATATCTCCTAGTACCCAAAATCTCTCTATGAACCCCATGTTGCTGTTGACTGGACGTACCTGGAAAGGAGCTATTTTTGGTG GCTTTAAAAGTAGAGATTCTGTCCCCAAACTTGTGGCTGATTTTATGGCTAAGAAGTTTCCACTGGATGCATTAATAACCCATGTTTTaccctttgaaaaaataaatgaaggatttGACCTGCTTCGCTCAGGAAAGAG tgtCCGTACCATCCTGACATTTTGA